In Salisediminibacterium beveridgei, one DNA window encodes the following:
- a CDS encoding LacI family DNA-binding transcriptional regulator: MATIKDIAKAAGVSVTTVSRALNGYSDVNAKTRERIEQTARDLKYSPNSLARSLVMNKSRTIGLLVSELSRSGAKDMFTYEVMCGINDAASDVGYDLILFSTNSAKQKQKSYTQLCRERQVEGVIMQGIKRDDPYIAEVIESNIPCVFVDVDVEGEYVGYVTTDNVFGAQMAVKHLLNLGHTKIGMINGHDYAHVSQKRRKGYERELTDAGIPIREEYMVNGQFLEPEAEIAAFALLQDHPEITALFCASDLMALGVMRAAKRLGLRIPEDLSIVGFDNILLSEYTTPPLTTVNQDKYQMGYEAAHLLTAMLTDGGSERQSATLDNQLVVRESTAPPR; the protein is encoded by the coding sequence ATGGCCACGATCAAAGACATTGCAAAAGCTGCGGGAGTTTCTGTGACTACCGTGTCCCGTGCGTTAAACGGATACAGTGATGTCAATGCGAAAACCCGCGAACGTATCGAACAGACTGCCCGGGATTTGAAATACAGTCCAAATTCGCTGGCACGGAGTCTCGTGATGAATAAGTCGAGAACAATCGGACTCCTCGTTTCGGAATTGAGCCGCTCAGGCGCAAAGGATATGTTTACTTACGAGGTGATGTGCGGCATCAATGATGCGGCTTCGGATGTCGGTTATGATCTCATTCTTTTCAGTACAAACTCCGCTAAGCAAAAGCAGAAAAGTTATACACAGTTGTGCCGGGAACGGCAGGTGGAGGGCGTGATCATGCAGGGCATCAAGCGGGATGATCCGTATATTGCTGAAGTAATTGAGAGCAATATCCCCTGTGTGTTCGTGGATGTCGATGTGGAAGGTGAGTATGTTGGCTATGTGACGACAGATAACGTCTTTGGTGCACAAATGGCCGTCAAGCATCTGCTGAATCTCGGTCACACAAAGATCGGTATGATAAACGGCCACGATTATGCCCATGTCAGTCAAAAACGCCGGAAAGGTTACGAACGGGAATTGACGGATGCGGGTATCCCGATCAGAGAAGAATACATGGTCAACGGTCAGTTTCTTGAACCTGAAGCAGAAATTGCCGCTTTTGCCCTTCTTCAAGATCACCCGGAGATTACTGCACTCTTTTGTGCCAGTGATCTGATGGCATTGGGTGTCATGCGCGCTGCAAAGCGACTGGGACTCAGAATTCCTGAAGATCTTTCCATTGTAGGGTTTGATAATATTCTACTTTCTGAATATACAACACCACCTTTGACAACAGTGAACCAGGACAAATACCAGATGGGTTACGAAGCAGCACACTTATTGACAGCAATGTTGACAGACGGTGGATCGGAACGACAGAGCGCAACACTTGATAATCAGTTAGTTGTAAGGGAATCGACTGCACCCCCCCGATAA
- a CDS encoding dihydrofolate reductase family protein: MPYQRKLILFIACSLDGYIATADESLDWLESVEGEGDNGYAAFYETVDTVVMGRKTCDWIKKLNLTEFPYAGKACYVFSRTRSGRTDEVTWVNEDPVPFINRLKEAPGRNIWLVGGGNLLQAMTAHDLVDEYIVTIAPVILGGGIPLFPTGTRTVNLELVSTKSFNQFTELHYKKMAETP; this comes from the coding sequence ATGCCTTATCAACGAAAACTGATCCTCTTTATCGCCTGCAGTCTGGATGGATACATCGCCACCGCTGACGAATCCCTTGACTGGCTTGAGAGCGTTGAGGGGGAAGGGGATAATGGATACGCCGCCTTTTATGAAACTGTCGACACCGTCGTCATGGGCCGGAAAACCTGTGACTGGATCAAGAAACTGAACCTCACCGAATTCCCTTACGCAGGTAAAGCCTGCTATGTCTTTTCGAGGACCCGATCCGGCAGGACGGATGAGGTCACATGGGTGAATGAGGATCCTGTGCCGTTCATCAACCGGCTGAAGGAGGCCCCGGGGAGGAATATCTGGCTCGTTGGCGGGGGGAATCTATTGCAGGCCATGACCGCTCACGATCTCGTTGATGAATACATCGTCACCATCGCCCCTGTCATCCTTGGCGGTGGCATTCCTTTATTCCCAACTGGGACGCGGACTGTGAATCTCGAGCTTGTCAGCACAAAATCCTTCAACCAGTTCACGGAACTCCACTACAAAAAAATGGCAGAAACACCCTGA
- a CDS encoding alpha/beta fold hydrolase, translating to MKQNERKGPVWNTWLKWTGLALLGLFLVVVTLPYLFPVDAAEDVRTLEPFDDSEFHEVDGVWLHYRISEPEERLRDPVVFIHGLGGSTYSWRHQVETLTDAGFPVIRVDLPVFGFSDRERGLEHSMENRSTWLWGLMDELAVERAHLAGHSMGGGVMTQMVYDQPGRVASLTYVAGAVYNDPPGPRSLSFPPLQRAVEAFGPRIAVTEERIGGLLDSAYGQPVSQEVLDAYMDTFEVPGTAGAWVDLLTTSGAVDHERLDEIEAPALLVWGEGDSWVSPDEGERLLQDLNDANMVMIDGSGHMPMETDAEWFNEVLLKFYDRLEEEAETP from the coding sequence ATGAAACAAAATGAGCGGAAAGGTCCAGTTTGGAATACATGGCTGAAATGGACAGGTCTTGCATTGCTGGGCCTTTTTCTCGTGGTTGTGACCCTGCCATATCTCTTCCCGGTCGATGCGGCAGAGGATGTGAGGACGCTGGAACCTTTTGACGACAGTGAATTTCATGAAGTGGACGGCGTCTGGCTCCATTACCGGATTTCAGAACCAGAGGAGAGGTTGAGGGACCCTGTCGTGTTTATTCATGGACTTGGCGGTTCGACCTATTCCTGGCGTCATCAGGTGGAAACGTTGACAGATGCGGGATTTCCAGTGATTCGTGTCGATCTGCCGGTGTTTGGATTCAGTGATCGTGAGCGGGGACTGGAACATTCAATGGAAAATCGCAGTACTTGGTTATGGGGACTGATGGATGAGTTAGCGGTGGAACGGGCCCATCTTGCAGGGCATTCCATGGGAGGCGGTGTGATGACACAAATGGTGTACGATCAACCGGGACGAGTAGCATCGCTTACCTATGTGGCGGGGGCTGTTTATAATGATCCGCCCGGGCCAAGATCGCTTTCATTTCCTCCATTGCAGCGTGCTGTGGAGGCTTTTGGACCAAGAATAGCTGTTACGGAGGAGCGGATTGGAGGGTTACTGGATTCTGCTTATGGTCAACCAGTCAGCCAGGAAGTTCTGGATGCCTATATGGATACCTTTGAGGTGCCGGGCACAGCAGGAGCCTGGGTGGATCTATTGACAACAAGCGGCGCTGTGGATCATGAACGTCTTGACGAGATTGAAGCTCCGGCCCTTCTCGTATGGGGTGAAGGAGACAGTTGGGTTTCGCCTGATGAGGGGGAGCGGCTTCTTCAGGACCTCAACGATGCGAACATGGTCATGATTGACGGCAGTGGTCATATGCCGATGGAGACGGATGCAGAATGGTTTAATGAGGTGCTCCTGAAATTTTATGACCGCTTGGAAGAAGAAGCAGAAACGCCGTAA
- a CDS encoding DUF3221 domain-containing protein — translation MRISQMIVTALLLSLLAGCGEANQGGNDNVSSADHQKEYGLIGEVIEVSRDEENSRLGSVHVAGEEEDAMYTEGFVTITTDTEFISEGDLTFEDLEEGMRVRVLFDGAVMESHPVQGTARQLEIETAEQE, via the coding sequence ATGAGGATCTCCCAGATGATCGTTACCGCGCTTCTCCTGAGCTTACTGGCAGGATGCGGTGAAGCAAATCAAGGGGGCAATGACAATGTATCTTCAGCCGATCATCAGAAGGAGTATGGTCTGATTGGCGAAGTGATTGAAGTGTCCCGGGATGAAGAGAACAGTCGACTTGGTTCCGTACATGTGGCAGGGGAAGAGGAAGATGCGATGTATACGGAAGGTTTCGTGACGATTACAACGGATACGGAATTCATTTCTGAAGGGGATCTGACATTTGAGGATCTCGAAGAAGGGATGCGAGTTCGTGTGCTGTTTGACGGAGCTGTCATGGAGTCACATCCGGTTCAGGGAACGGCGCGGCAATTGGAGATCGAGACTGCTGAACAGGAATGA